The Conexivisphaera calida genome includes a region encoding these proteins:
- a CDS encoding S1 RNA-binding domain-containing protein, translating into MISSRKFPEPGDLVIGTVISVESFGLYVSLDEYGGLRGFVSVKEIPSTMTRNLVSFFKPKQKVVLKVLYTNPGKLQVDLSLRRVTGDERRKKMASYKQEVGAARALDVAKAKAGIKDDRPIREVMISAFGSLQGSLRALVEDRARVLDAVANAVKGVDRQTLEKYLEAAAQLAAERLKPKRAVISVEAKVYSPASSGINVIKEALSRAAGAAASTGAKVRVTYAGSPRYLIRLEADNYKSVEAALEEFSRNAEESLKGRGHFELLRGK; encoded by the coding sequence TTGATTAGTTCCCGTAAGTTTCCTGAGCCCGGGGATCTGGTAATAGGAACGGTGATCAGCGTAGAGTCCTTCGGGCTCTACGTATCACTTGATGAGTATGGTGGGCTGCGCGGCTTCGTCTCGGTGAAGGAGATACCGAGCACCATGACCAGGAACTTGGTCAGCTTCTTCAAGCCTAAGCAGAAGGTGGTGCTCAAGGTCCTGTACACCAACCCTGGCAAGCTACAGGTCGACCTGTCCCTGAGGCGTGTGACTGGCGATGAGCGCAGGAAGAAGATGGCGAGCTACAAGCAGGAGGTGGGCGCAGCTCGCGCGCTGGACGTGGCCAAGGCGAAGGCCGGCATCAAGGATGATCGCCCGATAAGGGAGGTCATGATCTCCGCATTCGGCAGCCTTCAGGGATCGCTCCGCGCGCTGGTGGAGGATAGGGCAAGGGTTCTGGACGCCGTCGCGAACGCCGTTAAAGGAGTGGATAGACAGACGTTGGAGAAGTATCTGGAGGCGGCGGCGCAGCTTGCGGCGGAGCGCCTGAAGCCTAAGAGGGCGGTGATTTCCGTCGAGGCAAAGGTCTATTCACCCGCGTCGAGCGGCATAAACGTGATCAAGGAGGCGCTCTCGAGGGCGGCTGGAGCCGCTGCATCGACCGGCGCCAAGGTGCGCGTGACATACGCGGGCAGCCCCCGCTACCTGATTAGGCTAGAGGCTGATAACTATAAATCGGTGGAGGCAGCTCTGGAGGAGTTCTCCAGGAATGCCGAGGAATCGTTAAAGGGAAGGGGGCATTTCGAGCTCCTCAGGGGCAAATGA
- a CDS encoding RNA-protein complex protein Nop10, with translation MRPRLLRVCRKCNRYTFEQTCPICGGPTEIAHPPPFSPDDKYLELRMKALRREDGPGTQDMGSAG, from the coding sequence ATGAGACCTAGGCTTCTGAGAGTATGCAGGAAGTGCAATAGATATACATTCGAACAGACCTGTCCAATTTGTGGAGGCCCGACCGAGATCGCGCACCCGCCGCCATTCTCGCCCGATGACAAGTATCTGGAACTCAGGATGAAAGCGCTGAGGAGGGAAGACGGCCCTGGAACTCAGGATATGGGGAGTGCGGGTTAG
- a CDS encoding coenzyme F420-0:L-glutamate ligase, producing the protein MRVREPLTTAVGDVGSHVASQLLESGVMPRPRTVLVISSKYVAIAQGRRYGPEGTIAMEDAVRIAGAAGQQPEFVELALRESLVFLGHALGIIITARREGVTPNSSIDRSNAPGGVAVLPPARPFQTADEIRWKLEGLAGGPVGVVIADSRVLPLRRGTVGVAVAYSGIEGVVDERGAPDIFGRRLRHTYRAIADEVASAAEIVMGESGEMTPMALVEGLEDRIDGASHRPDETYVSPSECLYFRAFAEAGG; encoded by the coding sequence GTGCGGGTTAGGGAACCCCTCACCACGGCCGTCGGCGACGTGGGATCCCACGTCGCATCTCAGCTGCTGGAGTCGGGGGTGATGCCCCGTCCACGCACCGTGCTGGTTATCTCGTCGAAGTACGTGGCCATAGCGCAGGGGCGCCGCTACGGCCCCGAGGGCACGATTGCGATGGAAGATGCGGTGCGGATAGCTGGCGCGGCCGGCCAGCAACCTGAGTTCGTTGAACTGGCCCTCAGGGAATCGCTAGTATTCCTCGGCCACGCACTCGGCATAATTATAACTGCTAGGCGCGAGGGCGTGACGCCGAACTCCTCGATCGATAGGTCTAATGCGCCGGGCGGCGTCGCGGTCCTGCCACCTGCCAGGCCCTTTCAGACCGCGGATGAGATTAGATGGAAGCTCGAGGGACTGGCCGGTGGTCCTGTCGGCGTAGTAATAGCAGACAGTCGCGTGCTCCCGCTTAGGAGGGGCACCGTTGGGGTTGCTGTAGCATACTCCGGCATAGAGGGCGTCGTGGACGAGCGCGGTGCGCCCGACATATTCGGCCGTAGGCTACGCCACACATATCGCGCAATTGCCGACGAGGTGGCATCGGCCGCGGAGATCGTGATGGGAGAGTCGGGTGAGATGACGCCCATGGCACTCGTCGAGGGCCTTGAAGATCGCATAGATGGCGCGTCCCACAGACCCGACGAGACGTATGTGAGCCCGTCCGAATGTTTATACTTCAGGGCATTCGCGGAGGCCGGGGGATGA
- the metG gene encoding methionine--tRNA ligase, which translates to MCSAWPYVNSVPHIGTFMHLLSADVYARYLRMKGEDVVAVSGSDEHGTPIEVEAMRRGVDPREITDANHAIILRLLKEYLVDALYYTRTESPTHVEFVRDFYRKVEERGYVFKKDVEMPFCPRDGIFLPDRFVVGTCPYCGYENAKGDQCDRCGKLLEPTMLINPRCAICGSTPEIRTTSHWYLDLPKLESALVDYISSNDRLPDNAKNSSLRLLEEGLRPRALTRDNKWGIPAPFRGAEGKTIYVWMEAVLGYLSAVKELGERTGHPEMLDAFWKSSDARPVCFIGKDNVPFHTIIFPALLMASGEGYVLPWQVSSTEYVTMEGEKFSKSAGVGIWMDKALRVADGEVWRFVIMYMRPESRDANFSWKEFARIVNAELNDNLGNFAHRVLTLAHRRYGSGAPSCGTAGPLASTASSALARYLDYMDSFRIRDAVRVILELSAAGNERLSSEKPWETLRTGGQEVDGILCGYLSALDAIAVMLSPFMPRRARSLWRMLGRTGDPEDSRAALPDSPRGPLMKPTTLFTKVPDSPEDLQRLYEGTKI; encoded by the coding sequence GTGTGCTCCGCATGGCCATACGTGAATTCCGTGCCGCATATAGGGACATTTATGCATCTACTCTCAGCTGACGTATATGCGCGCTACCTGCGCATGAAGGGAGAGGACGTCGTCGCGGTCTCTGGATCCGATGAACACGGGACCCCGATAGAAGTTGAGGCCATGCGCCGCGGCGTGGATCCCCGCGAGATAACTGACGCCAACCACGCGATCATATTGAGGCTGCTGAAGGAGTACCTCGTAGATGCGCTCTACTATACTAGGACCGAGTCCCCCACCCATGTGGAGTTCGTCCGTGATTTTTACAGGAAGGTCGAGGAGAGGGGTTACGTCTTCAAGAAGGACGTGGAGATGCCCTTCTGCCCCAGGGATGGGATCTTCCTACCGGATCGCTTCGTAGTGGGCACGTGCCCTTATTGTGGATATGAGAACGCCAAGGGAGATCAGTGCGACCGCTGCGGCAAGCTGCTGGAACCCACCATGCTCATAAATCCAAGGTGCGCTATCTGCGGTTCAACGCCGGAGATCAGGACTACATCCCATTGGTATCTCGATCTGCCGAAACTGGAGAGCGCCCTCGTGGATTACATTTCCTCTAACGACAGGTTGCCCGACAATGCCAAGAACTCCAGCCTGCGCCTCTTGGAGGAGGGCCTGAGGCCGAGGGCGTTGACGCGGGATAATAAGTGGGGGATACCGGCGCCATTCAGGGGTGCCGAGGGCAAGACCATCTACGTGTGGATGGAGGCCGTCCTCGGATACCTCTCGGCGGTAAAGGAGCTCGGGGAGCGCACGGGCCACCCGGAAATGCTGGATGCATTCTGGAAGTCCTCAGATGCACGGCCGGTCTGCTTCATAGGTAAGGACAACGTACCATTTCACACGATAATATTCCCCGCGCTCCTCATGGCGTCGGGCGAGGGCTACGTCCTTCCCTGGCAGGTGTCCTCCACGGAGTACGTGACGATGGAGGGCGAGAAGTTCTCCAAGAGTGCCGGCGTGGGTATATGGATGGATAAGGCTCTCAGGGTGGCTGACGGTGAGGTCTGGAGATTTGTGATCATGTACATGAGGCCTGAGTCAAGGGACGCAAACTTCTCCTGGAAGGAGTTCGCCCGGATAGTGAACGCGGAGCTGAACGATAACCTCGGGAATTTCGCGCATCGGGTGCTCACGCTGGCTCATAGGAGATATGGATCCGGGGCGCCCTCCTGCGGCACCGCTGGTCCTCTGGCATCTACAGCCTCCTCGGCGCTCGCGAGATACCTGGACTACATGGACTCCTTCAGAATACGCGACGCTGTAAGGGTAATCTTGGAACTGTCAGCGGCCGGAAACGAGCGCCTCAGTTCGGAGAAGCCGTGGGAAACCCTGAGGACAGGAGGCCAAGAGGTGGACGGCATTCTCTGTGGCTATCTATCGGCACTGGACGCGATCGCCGTAATGTTAAGTCCGTTCATGCCCAGGAGGGCCCGGAGCCTCTGGAGAATGTTGGGCCGTACAGGAGACCCCGAGGATTCCCGCGCTGCCCTGCCGGACTCGCCGCGCGGGCCACTGATGAAACCTACAACTCTCTTCACGAAAGTGCCGGATTCGCCCGAGGATCTTCAGCGCCTCTATGAAGGGACAAAGATCTGA
- the rpsJ gene encoding 30S ribosomal protein S10: MPQKARIKLISQSLEDIDNVAAQIKEISEKMGARVRGPVPLPTKKLRVVTRKSPCGQGSHTFDKWELRVHRRLIDIEAADQRVLAQLAKLNIPESVTIQLKLAA, encoded by the coding sequence ATGCCGCAGAAGGCGAGGATTAAGCTGATATCGCAGAGCCTTGAGGACATAGATAATGTAGCCGCCCAGATAAAGGAGATAAGCGAGAAAATGGGCGCGCGGGTTCGCGGCCCGGTCCCGCTCCCTACGAAGAAGCTGAGAGTGGTGACTAGGAAGAGCCCCTGCGGGCAGGGAAGTCACACGTTCGATAAGTGGGAGCTCAGGGTGCACCGCAGGCTCATAGATATAGAGGCCGCCGATCAGCGCGTGCTGGCGCAGCTCGCCAAGCTGAACATACCGGAATCCGTGACTATTCAGCTTAAACTAGCGGCCTGA
- a CDS encoding SOSS complex subunit B family protein, protein MALQVRVSELKRGVKHVVVEGVVRDMGPVKEFQLPEPLEPARYATATLADDSGEIKLTLWNYDMEGVEAGKRIRVEDGYVTSFKGRLQLNVGFTGRVVLLGAT, encoded by the coding sequence ATGGCCCTGCAGGTCAGGGTGTCGGAGCTCAAGAGGGGCGTCAAGCACGTAGTGGTGGAGGGAGTGGTGAGGGACATGGGGCCCGTCAAGGAGTTCCAGCTACCTGAGCCGCTCGAACCCGCTAGATATGCCACCGCGACCCTGGCCGATGACAGTGGCGAGATAAAACTCACTCTCTGGAACTATGACATGGAGGGCGTGGAGGCGGGTAAGCGCATACGCGTGGAGGACGGCTACGTCACCTCCTTCAAGGGGCGGCTTCAATTGAACGTTGGATTCACCGGCCGCGTGGTCCTCCTGGGTGCAACCTAA
- a CDS encoding UDP-N-acetylglucosamine-1-phosphate transferase: MLVGLSLASIAVAFAISAAIAWYLSMILPKIGRTVPDVMKGNRPVAHPGGPAIFAGMVVGLAVIWMATYDVRVLAMLAVISITFAVGIVDDLKVLPGPVKVLGTIVAALPILLMGAYQPTLSLPLVYLGRLTIIYPILVLAGIPVAANAVNMIDIVNGAVSGVAAMVAATVAVFEIINGNYAGAEVAALITAAALGFWLLHRYPSRILPGDSGSLVLGAAIAALAISYKAEVVATVALLPEALNGFFILSSVRSLAEHRKMRTRPTVIVGDSIVANEDPAAPITLARLLSSRGPLKERDVGRGILALQAFSCALALLTGLMIVL; the protein is encoded by the coding sequence TTGCTGGTAGGCCTTTCGCTGGCGTCGATCGCCGTGGCATTCGCTATATCTGCGGCTATCGCATGGTATCTGTCGATGATACTGCCGAAGATTGGAAGGACAGTCCCTGACGTGATGAAGGGCAACAGGCCGGTCGCGCATCCGGGAGGACCCGCTATATTCGCGGGCATGGTAGTGGGGCTCGCAGTGATCTGGATGGCCACCTATGACGTGCGCGTCTTAGCGATGCTCGCGGTGATCTCGATAACATTTGCGGTGGGCATAGTGGACGACCTCAAGGTGCTGCCTGGTCCTGTCAAGGTCCTAGGGACCATTGTGGCGGCACTCCCCATACTTCTCATGGGGGCATATCAGCCGACCCTCAGCCTGCCGCTCGTCTACCTAGGCAGACTGACTATCATATACCCGATCCTTGTGTTGGCTGGAATACCCGTGGCGGCGAACGCCGTGAATATGATAGACATAGTGAATGGCGCTGTATCCGGAGTCGCCGCGATGGTGGCGGCGACCGTTGCGGTGTTCGAGATCATTAATGGTAACTACGCGGGCGCAGAGGTCGCCGCGCTCATAACCGCAGCGGCGCTCGGATTCTGGCTGCTCCACAGATATCCCAGTAGGATATTGCCGGGTGATAGCGGCAGCTTGGTACTTGGAGCTGCCATAGCGGCGCTTGCCATATCTTATAAGGCGGAGGTTGTGGCGACTGTTGCGCTGCTCCCTGAGGCGCTCAATGGCTTCTTCATACTATCGAGCGTCCGGAGCCTTGCCGAGCACCGGAAGATGCGCACTAGACCGACCGTGATAGTCGGGGACTCTATAGTCGCCAACGAGGATCCCGCAGCCCCCATAACGCTTGCGCGTCTCCTCTCGTCCAGAGGACCCCTCAAGGAAAGGGATGTGGGAAGGGGCATACTCGCGCTGCAGGCATTCAGCTGTGCGCTCGCGCTGCTGACCGGTCTGATGATAGTGCTCTGA
- a CDS encoding acyltransferase, whose amino-acid sequence MSVVNHVGKNVKMGKNVKIWHYAYVGDNVEIGDDVMIGSLAHVDRDVKIGSGTRIQGLVYIPPLTVIGRNVFVGPAAVFTNDPYPPSNRMIGVTVEDEAVIGARSVILAGVTVGRRSVVAMGSVVVRDVPPETVVAGVPARIMYSREEYDRKRSAWESGGSARPHP is encoded by the coding sequence ATGAGCGTCGTGAACCACGTGGGGAAGAACGTGAAGATGGGGAAGAACGTGAAGATATGGCATTACGCGTACGTCGGCGACAACGTGGAGATAGGCGACGACGTCATGATAGGAAGCCTAGCGCACGTCGACAGGGACGTGAAGATAGGCTCCGGGACCAGGATACAGGGTCTGGTATACATACCCCCTCTCACCGTGATAGGTAGAAACGTCTTCGTGGGTCCCGCCGCGGTGTTCACCAACGACCCCTATCCACCCAGCAACAGAATGATAGGGGTCACCGTGGAGGACGAGGCGGTCATAGGCGCAAGGAGCGTGATCCTGGCGGGCGTGACGGTCGGGAGGAGGAGCGTCGTCGCGATGGGCAGCGTAGTCGTGAGGGACGTGCCACCGGAGACCGTCGTCGCCGGGGTTCCCGCTAGGATAATGTACTCTAGGGAGGAGTACGATCGGAAGCGCTCCGCCTGGGAGTCAGGAGGAAGTGCGCGACCACATCCCTGA
- a CDS encoding Gfo/Idh/MocA family protein yields the protein MNPRIAVVGVGGWGKNHVRVLKELGALVAVCDTNPSRALEFSDRYGVRGYSGVDELIAKEEFDAAVIATPTSTHREVALKLIGAHKHVFVEKPIAPNVQEAKEIVDAAARAGVILAAGYIERFNPAVSELKSMMDSGKTGLPLFAEFHRENRRPVHISDVGILHDTAVHDIDTARWLLGEPRRVYARLSTIVGPKEDYAVVVLEFDGPKVAVITANWITPKKERRMTVVFSDSIATVDFVAMKLTLDDDEGRWEPRIQTWEPLKAELDGFMKAISGSGGTVVSGADALRTTALAEAAERSARLGSPIEVS from the coding sequence GTGAATCCTAGGATAGCCGTTGTGGGCGTCGGGGGCTGGGGCAAGAATCACGTGCGCGTTCTGAAGGAGCTGGGTGCACTCGTGGCGGTCTGCGACACGAATCCGTCAAGAGCTCTAGAGTTCTCCGACCGCTACGGTGTCCGCGGTTACTCCGGGGTCGACGAGCTGATAGCCAAGGAGGAGTTCGATGCGGCGGTCATCGCCACTCCAACGTCAACGCACCGGGAGGTTGCCCTGAAGCTGATAGGTGCGCATAAGCACGTATTCGTGGAGAAGCCCATCGCACCCAACGTCCAAGAGGCTAAGGAGATAGTTGACGCGGCGGCCCGCGCCGGCGTGATTCTGGCCGCTGGATACATAGAGCGCTTCAATCCCGCGGTATCGGAGCTCAAGTCCATGATGGACTCCGGCAAGACCGGGCTCCCTCTCTTCGCGGAGTTCCACAGGGAGAACCGGAGACCAGTCCACATATCGGACGTGGGGATACTGCACGACACCGCCGTCCATGACATTGACACCGCGAGGTGGCTCCTTGGGGAACCCCGTCGTGTCTACGCGAGGCTCTCCACGATAGTTGGCCCCAAGGAGGACTACGCGGTCGTGGTCCTGGAATTCGACGGTCCCAAGGTAGCCGTCATCACGGCCAACTGGATAACACCGAAGAAGGAGAGGCGCATGACAGTCGTGTTCTCCGACTCCATAGCGACTGTTGACTTCGTTGCCATGAAGCTGACGCTCGACGACGACGAGGGTCGCTGGGAGCCCCGGATACAGACATGGGAACCTCTGAAGGCGGAGCTAGATGGCTTCATGAAAGCTATAAGTGGATCCGGCGGGACGGTGGTCTCGGGTGCTGATGCGTTGAGGACAACTGCGTTGGCCGAGGCGGCCGAGCGTTCCGCGCGGCTCGGCTCTCCGATAGAGGTGTCATGA
- a CDS encoding transcriptional regulator, with amino-acid sequence MHPPCEVMVKVVLPAFRSLVARRLAVNYGLPQTDIARLLGITQPSISFYLSSKRGKWIEMLENNPKISEMADQFAAALAQGNKSQEELDALLCQLCTTFREIPEFKDVGYAVVKR; translated from the coding sequence TTGCATCCCCCCTGTGAAGTCATGGTCAAGGTAGTGCTGCCCGCGTTCAGATCGCTCGTCGCGAGGCGGCTTGCCGTCAACTACGGATTGCCCCAAACAGATATAGCTAGATTGCTGGGCATAACGCAGCCGTCCATAAGCTTCTACCTATCGAGTAAGAGGGGGAAGTGGATAGAAATGTTGGAGAATAATCCCAAGATAAGTGAAATGGCGGATCAGTTCGCGGCGGCGCTGGCGCAGGGCAACAAAAGCCAAGAGGAGCTGGACGCGCTGCTCTGTCAGCTGTGCACGACCTTCAGGGAGATTCCGGAGTTCAAGGACGTGGGTTACGCGGTCGTCAAGAGATGA
- a CDS encoding polyprenyl synthetase family protein, which translates to MASEWTGVDRRAKDYAQIFGGLLARLDSEVSTIIDRYSGNPLVPMLEYAMGGGKRLRPLVAVLVNESIGPRNASPYPASMIPELLHTISVVHDDIIDEEVARRGRMPFHKVYGVGRSLVLADFAFSIILDITSSYGRDGAGLLGPVSRAAMMMAEGEERELELVTNGRATRDEYFEVIGLKTASLFEVAAELGALLSVNPELATIASSFGWHLGMGYQMADDLEDMRGGSKKELVNLVSPRLTKEELLDRMRLECAKAAEALDGLPPGHARDGLAALIGFILGSEEEGAPGNGPSAPRASSGDVTGSAE; encoded by the coding sequence ATGGCCAGCGAGTGGACCGGCGTGGATCGGCGGGCCAAAGACTATGCGCAGATATTCGGCGGGCTGCTGGCGCGCCTAGACTCCGAGGTCTCCACTATCATCGATAGATACTCGGGCAATCCGCTCGTACCAATGCTGGAGTATGCCATGGGCGGCGGAAAGAGGCTCAGGCCGCTCGTAGCGGTGCTCGTCAACGAGTCCATAGGGCCAAGGAATGCCAGCCCCTATCCCGCGTCCATGATACCGGAGCTGCTGCACACGATATCGGTTGTGCACGATGATATAATAGATGAAGAGGTGGCCAGGAGGGGAAGGATGCCTTTCCACAAGGTGTACGGGGTGGGCAGATCGCTCGTGCTCGCCGACTTCGCATTCTCCATAATATTGGACATCACGTCCTCCTATGGAAGGGATGGCGCAGGTCTTCTTGGCCCCGTCTCCAGGGCTGCCATGATGATGGCCGAAGGAGAGGAGAGGGAACTGGAACTTGTGACGAACGGTAGGGCAACCCGTGACGAGTACTTTGAGGTTATAGGGCTGAAAACCGCCTCGCTGTTTGAGGTCGCCGCGGAGCTGGGCGCACTTCTTTCGGTCAATCCCGAGCTGGCGACCATAGCCTCGTCGTTTGGCTGGCACCTGGGCATGGGGTATCAGATGGCAGATGATCTTGAGGATATGAGGGGAGGTTCCAAGAAGGAGCTGGTTAACCTAGTATCTCCACGGCTGACGAAGGAGGAGCTGCTGGATCGCATGCGGCTCGAGTGTGCGAAGGCCGCGGAAGCGCTCGATGGGCTTCCGCCCGGCCATGCCAGGGATGGACTGGCAGCGCTGATAGGGTTCATATTGGGCAGTGAGGAGGAAGGCGCGCCCGGCAACGGACCGAGCGCACCGCGCGCAAGTTCCGGGGATGTGACTGGTAGCGCGGAATAG
- a CDS encoding DUF354 domain-containing protein, protein MRAWLDALTPKQLLFLAAIEEELRRSGYDVLLTTRRYDELDTLEGRLGIETVKVGSHGGDSLDGKLEASLKRLLDLYDVVKSFAPDVTITTASPEAARISYGLGIPLLVFNDSPHSVAVARLVAPLAKGLYSPWLIRKSDWLTAGVIPENYSKYHAIDPVAWLRRRHMWPSRQPWEDAKNSVVIRAGESKAYYYRGTGEDAFELAKLLSRDYEVVVLSRYSGRESSNVRVIGPGFFGPNVLEGALAFVGFGGTMSQEALLLGIPTISAYPGGYRLEQELVRRGLIFKAGSLKDAVDLVHRAVEDARRIRARAEAFNRGLVDPAKYAVNEALRMTDRGS, encoded by the coding sequence GTGCGTGCATGGCTAGACGCATTGACGCCTAAACAGCTCCTATTCCTAGCAGCCATCGAGGAAGAGCTCCGGAGGAGCGGATATGATGTTCTGCTGACCACTAGGAGATACGATGAGCTCGACACGCTCGAGGGCAGACTCGGCATTGAGACGGTGAAGGTGGGATCGCATGGAGGCGATAGCTTAGACGGTAAGCTGGAGGCAAGCCTAAAACGGTTGCTCGATCTCTACGATGTAGTGAAGAGTTTTGCACCTGACGTCACCATTACCACCGCGAGCCCGGAAGCTGCCAGGATATCCTATGGTCTCGGCATACCTCTCTTGGTCTTCAACGACTCGCCGCATTCTGTGGCGGTGGCGAGGCTGGTGGCGCCACTCGCCAAAGGACTCTACTCGCCTTGGCTTATCAGGAAGTCGGACTGGCTGACGGCGGGGGTGATCCCCGAGAACTACTCAAAGTATCATGCTATAGATCCCGTTGCTTGGCTGCGCAGGAGACATATGTGGCCCAGTAGACAACCATGGGAGGACGCGAAGAATTCGGTGGTCATAAGGGCAGGTGAGTCTAAGGCATATTATTATAGGGGAACAGGGGAGGATGCATTCGAGCTCGCCAAGCTGCTATCCCGCGACTACGAAGTTGTTGTGCTGAGCAGGTACTCCGGAAGGGAATCAAGCAATGTGCGTGTGATTGGCCCAGGGTTCTTCGGCCCGAACGTGTTAGAGGGGGCGCTGGCATTCGTCGGGTTCGGAGGCACCATGAGCCAGGAGGCACTTCTCCTGGGGATACCGACAATAAGCGCATATCCGGGCGGGTACCGCCTAGAGCAGGAGCTCGTCAGGAGAGGCCTCATTTTCAAGGCGGGAAGCCTGAAGGATGCCGTGGACCTTGTACACCGTGCGGTTGAGGACGCGCGCCGCATACGTGCCAGAGCGGAGGCGTTCAACCGCGGGCTAGTTGATCCGGCGAAGTACGCTGTGAACGAGGCGCTGCGCATGACCGATAGGGGCTCCTAG
- the thsB gene encoding thermosome subunit beta, translated as MAAQQAGYAPVLILKEGATETKGRDALRNSIEAARVVSEIVRTSLGPRGMDKMLVDSLGDVTITNDGATMLKQMDVQHPAAKLLVEIAKATDAEVGDGTTTSVVFAGALLSKAQELIDSDVHPTVVVDGYRKASEKAMEILNGIAIKVSPTDREWLRKVALTAMASKVVAQDAEYLSKLVLDSVLQVAEKRDGGYKVDIDSIKVEKKPGGAITDTLFVKGIVIDKEVVHGGMPKKVENAKIALINAPLEIEKPEISAEIRISDPTKMKAFLDEEARILREMVQKIKATGANVVFCQKGIDDLAQHYLAKEGILAVRRVKESDMTRLAKATGGRIVTNIDELSSNDLGYAALVEERKIEEDKWVFVEGCKDPKAVTILVRGGSQRIVDEAERSIHDALMVVKDVVESPAVVGGGGAPEAETAYQLRQWAQTLSGREQLAVLAYANALERIPLTLAENAGMNPLDAKTELAKAHSEGRRWAGVDPFESKVVDMDAKNVYEPLSVKLQVVKAATEAASMILRIDDIIAAKGTSAGKEGKPGMPGGE; from the coding sequence ATGGCAGCACAACAGGCAGGTTACGCACCAGTACTGATTCTGAAGGAGGGCGCCACTGAGACTAAGGGAAGGGACGCCCTGAGAAATAGCATAGAGGCGGCTAGGGTGGTGTCCGAGATCGTTCGCACGAGCCTTGGCCCCAGGGGTATGGACAAGATGCTCGTGGACAGCCTCGGCGACGTCACCATAACTAACGATGGCGCCACTATGCTCAAACAGATGGATGTCCAGCATCCAGCCGCGAAGCTCTTGGTCGAGATAGCGAAGGCCACCGACGCCGAGGTCGGAGATGGAACCACGACCAGCGTCGTCTTCGCGGGCGCGCTTCTCTCGAAGGCCCAGGAACTGATAGACAGCGACGTCCACCCGACCGTGGTGGTCGACGGTTACAGGAAGGCGTCCGAAAAGGCAATGGAGATCCTGAACGGCATAGCGATAAAGGTGAGCCCGACCGACAGGGAGTGGCTCAGGAAGGTGGCGCTCACAGCGATGGCCTCGAAGGTCGTCGCGCAGGACGCCGAGTACCTCTCCAAATTGGTGCTGGACTCGGTTCTCCAGGTCGCCGAGAAGAGGGACGGCGGATACAAGGTGGACATAGACTCGATAAAGGTCGAGAAGAAGCCCGGCGGCGCCATAACCGATACGCTGTTCGTAAAGGGAATCGTGATAGACAAGGAGGTCGTGCACGGCGGCATGCCGAAGAAGGTGGAGAACGCGAAGATAGCCCTGATAAACGCGCCCCTCGAGATAGAGAAGCCGGAGATAAGCGCGGAGATACGCATAAGCGATCCGACGAAGATGAAGGCCTTCCTGGACGAGGAGGCCAGGATACTGCGCGAGATGGTGCAGAAGATAAAGGCGACCGGCGCGAACGTCGTCTTCTGCCAGAAGGGAATAGATGATCTGGCGCAGCACTACCTGGCCAAGGAGGGAATACTCGCGGTCAGGAGGGTGAAGGAGAGCGACATGACCAGATTAGCTAAGGCCACCGGAGGAAGAATCGTAACCAATATTGATGAACTGAGTTCCAATGACTTGGGATACGCCGCCCTGGTGGAGGAGAGGAAGATAGAGGAGGACAAGTGGGTGTTCGTCGAGGGCTGCAAGGACCCGAAGGCCGTGACGATCCTCGTCAGGGGAGGGAGCCAGAGGATAGTGGATGAGGCCGAGAGGAGCATACACGATGCGCTCATGGTGGTCAAGGACGTGGTGGAGAGCCCTGCGGTAGTGGGAGGCGGAGGAGCCCCCGAGGCCGAGACGGCCTATCAGCTCAGGCAGTGGGCGCAGACCCTGAGCGGAAGGGAGCAGCTGGCGGTGCTGGCATATGCGAATGCCCTGGAGAGGATACCGCTGACGCTCGCGGAGAACGCGGGCATGAACCCGCTGGACGCCAAGACCGAGCTGGCGAAGGCGCACAGCGAGGGCAGGAGGTGGGCCGGGGTTGATCCCTTCGAGTCGAAGGTCGTCGACATGGACGCCAAGAACGTGTACGAGCCCCTCAGCGTGAAGCTCCAGGTGGTGAAGGCCGCCACGGAGGCAGCATCGATGATACTGAGGATAGACGACATAATAGCCGCTAAGGGTACAAGCGCCGGCAAAGAGGGGAAGCCCGGCATGCCCGGAGGCGAGTGA